The following is a genomic window from Bordetella sp. H567.
GGCCGACACGAACACGCATTGACGCATGCGGGCTTCGAATTCCTGCAGCTGCAGGGGCCGGTTATCCAGCGCGGACGGCAAGCGGAAGCCGTACTGGACCAGGGTGTCCTTGCGCGAACGGTCGCCGCGATACATGCCGCTCAGCTGGCCGATGGTGACATGGCTTTCATCAATGAACATCAGCGCGTCGGCGGGCAGGTAGTCGATCAGCGTGGGTGGCGGTTCGCCCGGCGCCGCCCCGGACAAATGGCGGGAATAGTTTTCGATTCCTTTGCAAAAACCCAGCTCCTGCAGCATTTCCAGGTCGAACCGGGTACGCTGTTCCAGGCGCTGCGCTTCGACCAGCTTGCTTTGGGACGTGAAGAATTGCACCCGTTCGCGCAGCTCTTCCTTGATCGTGTCGATGGCGCGCAGGACCGTATCGCGTGGCGTGACGTAATGGGAACCGGGATAGACGGTGAAACGCGGCACTTTCTGCCGCACCTTTCCGGTCAAGGGATCGAAGAGTTCCAGCGTTTCGACTTCGTCGTCGAACAGGGTCAGGCGCAACGCAAGTTCGGCACTTTCGGCGGGGAAAATGTCGATGGTCTCGCCCCGCACGCGGAAGACGCCGCGGGTGAAATCCGCGTCATTGCGCGTGTACTGCATCGCGACCAGGCGCGCCAGGATTTCCCGGCGCGAGATGCGATCCCCCGCACGCAGGATGAGCACCATGGCGTGATAATCGCCGGGATTACCGATACCGTAGATGCACGAGACCGTGCCCACGATCACCGTATCGCGCCGTTCAAGCAGGCTTTTCGTGGCCGACAGACGCATCTGCTCGATGTGCTCGTTGATGGACGAGTCCTTCTCGATGAACAGGTCGCGCGTCGGCACATACGCTTCGGGCTGGTAATAGTCGTAGTACGAGACGAAATACTCGATGGCGTTCTTGGGGAAGAACTCGCGCATTTCCGCGTAAAGCTGCGCAGCCAAGGTTTTATTAGGCGCAAGCACCAGCGCGGGACGCCCCAGCCTGGCGATCACGTTGGCCATCGTGTACGTCTTCCCCGAGCCGGTCACGCCCAGCAGGGTCTGGTACATCAAACCGTCCCGCACGCCATCGGCCAGCGCGCCGATCGCGGCCGGCTGGTCTCCCGCGGGCGGATAAGGCTGGTAGAGCTGAAAAGGGCTGTCCGGAAATTCGACGAATCCAGGTTCGGTCATGCTAGACTGTCTCAGGGTAAACCCCCCATTATCCGCCGCATATCCGGCTGCGTCCACCTACCCTTCTTGTACTCCGATGAGCACTCTTTTCCAAAACGTCGAGTTGGCCCCGCGCGACCCCATCCTCGGGCTGAATGAACAGTACAACGCCGACAACCGGCCGGGGAAGGTCAATCTGGGCGTGGGGGTGTACTACGACGACAACGGCCGCATTCCGCTGCTGTCGGCCGTGCGCAAGGCAGAAATCGCCCGCATCGAAGCGGCTGCCGCGCGCGGCTACCTGCCCATCGAAGGCATCGCCACCTACAACAAGGGCGCGCAGGCGCTGCTGCTGGGCGCGGATTCTCCCCTCTCGGCCGCCGGCCGTGTGCTGACCGCGCAGGCGCTGGGCGGCACGGGCGCACTGAAGATCGGTGCTGATTTCCTGCATCAACTGCTGCCCCAATCCAAGGCCTACATTAGCGACCCCAGTTGGGAAAACCACCGAGCGCTGTTCGAACGGGCCGGGTTCGAGGTCGAGACATATCCCTACTACGATCCGATCACCCACGGCTTGAACTTCGAAGGCATGCTGGCCGGGCTGAAGTCCATGCCAGCGCACAGCGTGGTCGTGCTGCATGCATGCTGCCACAACCCCACTGGCGTGGATCCCACGCCGGAGCAATGGCAGCAGATCGCCACTGTGGTCAAGGACCGCGACCTTGTGCCCTTCCTGGACATCGCTTACCAGGGTTTCGGGGCGGGCCTGCACGAAGACGCCGCGGTGGTGCGCCTGTTCGCGGGCATGGACATGACGGTGTTCGTCAGCTCGTCGTTTTCCAAATCGTTTTCGCTGTACGGCGAACGCGTCGGCGCGCTGACCGTCATCGCGGGCAGCAAGGATGAAGCCGCGCGCGTGCTCAGCCAACTCAAGCGCGTCATCCGCACCAACTATTCCAACCCGCCCACCCACGGCGGCACCATCGTTTCCACGGTGTTGAACACGCCTGAACTGTTCGCGCTCTGGGAGCAAGAGCTGGGCGGCATGCGCGATCGCATTCGCTTGATGCGGCGGCAATTGGTCGAAAAGATCAAGGAACACGGCGCGCAGCAGGATTTCAGCTTCGTCCTTCAGCAACGCGGCATGTTCTCGTATTCCGGCTTGACGTCCGCCCAGGTCGATCGGCTGCGCGACGAGCATGGGATCTATGCGGTTTCCAGTGGGCGCATCTGTGTGGCCGCGCTGAACAGCCAGAATATCGACGCCGCCGCCAAGGGTATCGCCGCCGTGCTGAAAAACTAGGCGATACGCATATCCAGGTACCGCGCCGGCATACCGGATCAGAGCCGGGCAGCACGCGTGGACCGGAACGAAGAATGGGGCCGCTGGCCCCATTCTTTTTGGCGTCTTGCGTTGCCATCGCCCCAGACCCCTTGCGTTTTGAAGCTGCGTCCCCCAAAATGCGGAGCTGTATATCCATACAGGGAACCAGGAACCCGCAATGGCCAGCAAACTTACCGAACGCCAACAGCAGATCCTAGACCTCATACGCCAGGCAGTCTCCAGTACCGGCTTTCCTCCGACCCGCGCGGAAATCGCCCAGGCACTGGGGTTCCGCTCGCCCAACGCCGCGGAAGACCACCTGAAGGCCCTGGCCCGCAAAGGGGCGATCGAACTCACCGCGGGCGCCTCCCGCGGCATCCGCCTGAAAGAAGCGCGTGGTGAAAGCGGGCAAGCCATGCTGCCGATCCCCGCCCTCGCCCAATTGATGCTGCCGCTGGTGGGACGAGTTGCCGCGGGCAGCCCCATCCTGGCCGCGGAGCATGTGGAAAGGGACGTAGGCGTGGACCCGGCCCTTTTCGCCCAGCGTCCGGACTACCTGCTCAAGGTCCGTGGGATGAGCATGCGCGACGTGGGAATCCTCGACGGGGACCTGCTCGCCGTCAAGAAGGCCAGCGAAGCGCGGGAGGGGCAGATCGTGGTCGCCCGCATCGACGAAGACGTTACCGTCAAGCGACTGCACCGCCACGGCGGCCGTATCGAACTGCTGCCGGAAAATCCGGACTTCCAACCCATCGTAGTACAGCCCGGCCAGGAATTCGCCCTGGAGGGCATCGCGGTCGGCCTTATCCGCACACAGGCCCTGCACTAGAAAAGGGCCTGTCAGCTTGCGCTGCAGGCCCTTACGATCACGAACGGTCGGCGCGGATCAGTGCTTGATGACCGGGTCCACGGAGTCCGACGCGGACGTGGCGGCCGGCGTCACCAAGGGCTTGTCCTTCGCCTCTTCTTCCGAAATAGGCTCGGGCATACGCTCCAAGGCACGTTCCAGCACCTTGTCGATCCAGCGAACCGGAACGACCTCCAGCTGGTTCTTCACGTTGTCCGGGATCTCCGCCAGGTCCTTGACGTTTTCCTCG
Proteins encoded in this region:
- the uvrB gene encoding excinuclease ABC subunit UvrB gives rise to the protein MTEPGFVEFPDSPFQLYQPYPPAGDQPAAIGALADGVRDGLMYQTLLGVTGSGKTYTMANVIARLGRPALVLAPNKTLAAQLYAEMREFFPKNAIEYFVSYYDYYQPEAYVPTRDLFIEKDSSINEHIEQMRLSATKSLLERRDTVIVGTVSCIYGIGNPGDYHAMVLILRAGDRISRREILARLVAMQYTRNDADFTRGVFRVRGETIDIFPAESAELALRLTLFDDEVETLELFDPLTGKVRQKVPRFTVYPGSHYVTPRDTVLRAIDTIKEELRERVQFFTSQSKLVEAQRLEQRTRFDLEMLQELGFCKGIENYSRHLSGAAPGEPPPTLIDYLPADALMFIDESHVTIGQLSGMYRGDRSRKDTLVQYGFRLPSALDNRPLQLQEFEARMRQCVFVSATPSTYEKEHSDNIVEQVVRPTGLVDPIVEVRPARTQVDDLLGEIKLRVAQSDRVLVTTLTKRMAEDLTDFLAEHGVRVRYLHSDIDTVERVEIIRDLRLGTFDVLVGINLLREGLDIPEVSLVAILDADKEGFLRSERSLIQTIGRAARNLNGRAILYADRVTDSMHRAIGETERRRKKQEEFNVTHGITAKGVQKAVRELIDGVVAPVHHPTIEDALPAELLTDEKALAREIRRLEKLMMDHARNLEFEQAAAARDALNALKERVLLDGAR
- the lexA gene encoding transcriptional repressor LexA, with product MASKLTERQQQILDLIRQAVSSTGFPPTRAEIAQALGFRSPNAAEDHLKALARKGAIELTAGASRGIRLKEARGESGQAMLPIPALAQLMLPLVGRVAAGSPILAAEHVERDVGVDPALFAQRPDYLLKVRGMSMRDVGILDGDLLAVKKASEAREGQIVVARIDEDVTVKRLHRHGGRIELLPENPDFQPIVVQPGQEFALEGIAVGLIRTQALH
- a CDS encoding amino acid aminotransferase — translated: MSTLFQNVELAPRDPILGLNEQYNADNRPGKVNLGVGVYYDDNGRIPLLSAVRKAEIARIEAAAARGYLPIEGIATYNKGAQALLLGADSPLSAAGRVLTAQALGGTGALKIGADFLHQLLPQSKAYISDPSWENHRALFERAGFEVETYPYYDPITHGLNFEGMLAGLKSMPAHSVVVLHACCHNPTGVDPTPEQWQQIATVVKDRDLVPFLDIAYQGFGAGLHEDAAVVRLFAGMDMTVFVSSSFSKSFSLYGERVGALTVIAGSKDEAARVLSQLKRVIRTNYSNPPTHGGTIVSTVLNTPELFALWEQELGGMRDRIRLMRRQLVEKIKEHGAQQDFSFVLQQRGMFSYSGLTSAQVDRLRDEHGIYAVSSGRICVAALNSQNIDAAAKGIAAVLKN